One Odocoileus virginianus isolate 20LAN1187 ecotype Illinois chromosome 4, Ovbor_1.2, whole genome shotgun sequence DNA segment encodes these proteins:
- the CAMK2N2 gene encoding calcium/calmodulin-dependent protein kinase II inhibitor 2, with product MSEILPYSEDKMGRFGADPEGSDLSFSCRLQDTNSFFAGNQAKRPPKLGQIGRAKRVVIEDDRIDDVLKGMGEKPPSGV from the exons ATGTCCGAGATCCTGCCCTACAGCGAGGACAAGATGGGCCGCTTCGGCGCCGACCCCGAGGGCTCTGACCTCTCCTTCAGCTGCCGCCTGCAGGACACCAACTCCTTCTTCGCGGGCAACCAAGCCAAGCGACCCCCCAAGCTGGGCCAGATCGGCCGAGCCAAGAGAG TGGTGATCGAGGATGACCGGATAGACGACGTGCTGAAGGGGATGGGGGAGAAGCCGCCGTCCGGAGTGTAG
- the ECE2 gene encoding endothelin-converting enzyme 2 isoform X7, with protein sequence MACMGPSVPVPELPEKNCGYREVQYWDQRYQGAADSAPYEWFGDFSSFRDLLEPELRPEDRILVLGCGNSALSYELFLGGFPDVTSVDYSSVVVAAMRARYAHVPTLRWETMDVRALGFTSGSFDVVLEKGTLDALLTGEQDPWTVSSDGVHTVDQVLNEVSRVLVPTGRFISLTSAAPHFRTRHYAQAHYGWSLRHATYGSGFHFHFYLMQKGKELTVAQLALGAQILSPPRPPTPPRFLQDSDHEDFLSAIQL encoded by the exons ATGGCTTGTATGGGGCCTTCCGTACCGGTGCCGGAGTTACCGGAGAAGAACTGCGGGTACCGCGAGGTCCAGTACTGGGACCAGCGATACCAGGGCGCTGCCGACTCTGCCCCCTACGAGTGGTTCGGAGACTTCTCTTCCTTCCGCGACCTCCTAGAGCCGGAGTTGCGGCCGGAGGACCGTATCCTCGTGCTAG GCTGTGGAAACAGTGCCCTGAGCTATGAGCTAttccttgggggcttccctgatgtgaCCAGTGTAGACTACTCATCAGTAGTGGTGGCTGCCATGAGGGCTCGGTATGCCCACGTGCCCACGCTGCGATGGGAGACCATGGACGTGCGGGCACTGGGCTTCACTAGTGGCTCCTTCGACGTGGTGCTTGAGAAGGGCACACTGGATGCCCTGTTGACTGGTGAACAGGATCCCTGGACCGTGTCCTCTGACGGTGTCCACACTGTGGACCAGGTGCTAAATGAG GTGAGCCGAGTGCTGGTCCCTACGGGCCGGTTCATCTCATTGACCTCTGCTGCCCCCCATTTTCGGACAAGGCACTATGCTCAAGCTCATTATGGCTGGTCCTTGAGGCATGCAACCTATGGCAGTGgtttccactttcatttctacCTCATGCAGAAAGGCAAAGAGCTCACTGTGGCCCAGCTGGCCCTTGGGGCGCAGATCCTGTCACCCCCTagacctcccaccccaccccgcttCCTCCAGGACTCAGATCATGAGGACTTCCTCAGTGCCATTCAGCTGTGA
- the ALG3 gene encoding dol-P-Man:Man(5)GlcNAc(2)-PP-Dol alpha-1,3-mannosyltransferase isoform X1 encodes MAAGLRKRGRAGPATRAAGLCGQWLRRAWQERRILLLEPRYTLLVAACLCLAEVGITFWVIHRVAYTEIDWKAYMAEVEGVINGTYDYTQLQGDTGPLVYPAGFVYIFMGLYYATDRGTDIRMAQHIFAVLYLATLLLVFLIYHQTCKVPPFVFFFMCCASYRVHSIFVLRLFNDPVAMVLLFLSVNLLLAQRWSWGCCCFSLAVSVKMNVLLFAPGLLFLLLTKFGLRGAFPKLGICAILQVVLGLPFLLENPVGYLSRAFDFGRQFLFRWTVNWRFLPEALFLHRAFHLALLTAHLTVLLLFALCRWHRTGEGILSLLKDPSKRKVPPQPLTPNHCLYPLHFQLHWHLLQPLPSLPVLRLVFPHTALPPVGHTCPLAHSPAQAAGAGAHRALLEHIPVHVLQLCCPACMPCSHPATALAGPPALPQDHHAQQESPLRSTCSPPVHSWDPGWGWTLPFPINQVSFYGASVEVPGPSCEGQARGR; translated from the exons ATGGCGGCAGGCCTGCGGAAACGCGGCCGGGCGGGTCCCGCAACCCGGGCGGCAGGACTGTGCGGGCAGTGGCTGCGGCGCGCTTGGCAAGAGCGGCGCATATTGCTGCTGGAACCGCGCTACACGCTGCTGGTGGCCGCCTGCCTCTGCCTGGCGGAGGTGGGCATCACCTTCTGGGTCATTCACAGGGTGGCAT ATACAGAGATTGATTGGAAAGCCTACATGGCTGAGGTAGAGGGAGTCATCAATGGCACCTATGACTACACTCAACTGCAAGGTGACACTGGACCTCTCGT GTACCCAGCTGGCTTCGTGTACATCTTTATGGGGCTTTACTATGCCACTGACCGAGGCACTGACATCCGCATGGCCCAGCACATCTTTGCTGTGCTCTACCTGGCCACTTTGCTGCTTGTCTTCTTGATTTACCACCAGACCTGCAAG GTACCTCCCTTCGTCTTTTTCTTCATGTGTTGTGCCTCTTATCGTGTCCACTCCATCTTTGTGCTGCGGCTCTTCAATGATCCAGTGGCCATGGTGCTGCTCTTCCTCAGTGTCAACCTCCTACTGGCCCAGCGCTGGAGCTGGGGCTGCTGCTGTTTCAG CTTGGCAGTCTCTGTGAAGATGAATGTACTGCTCTTCGCCCCTGGATTACTATTCCTTCTCCTCACGAAATTTGGCCTCCGTGGGGCCTTCCCCAAGCTGGGCATCTGTGCTATCCTTCAG GTGGTGCTAGGGCTGCCCTTCCTGCTGGAGAACCCCGTCGGCTACCTATCCCGCGCCTTTGACTTTGGCCGCCAGTTTCTCTTCCGCTGGACAGTGAACTGGCGCTTTCTCCCCGAGGCCCTCTTCCTGCATCGTGCCTTCCACCTGGCACTTTTGACTGCCCACCTCACCGTGCTCTTGCTCTTTGCACTCTGCAGGTGGCACAG GACAGGGGAAGGTATCCTGTCGCTGCTGAAGGATCCCTCCAAAAGGAAGGTTCCACCCCAGCCCCTCACACCCAACC ATTGTCTCTACCCTCTTCACTTCCAACTTCATTGGCATCTGCTTCAGCCGCTCCCTTCACTACCAGTTCTACGTTTGGTATTTCCACACACTGCCCTACCTCCTGTGGGCCACACCTGCCCGCTGGCTCACTCACCTGCTCAG gCTGCTGGTGCTGGGGCTCATCGAGCTCTCCTGGAACACATACCCGTCCACGTCTTGCAGCTCTGCTGCCCTGCATGCATGCCATGCAGTCATCCTGCTACAGCTCTGGCTGggcccccagcccttccccaaGACCATCACGCACAGCAAGAAAGCCCACTGAGATCCACCTGTTCTCCGCCAGTCCATTCTTGGGACCCCGGATGGGGATGGACTCTGCCCTTCCCAATAAACCAAGTCTCCTTCTATGGAGCCTCCGTGGAGGTGCCTGGACCGAGCTGTGAGGGACAGGCACGCGGCAGATAA
- the ALG3 gene encoding dol-P-Man:Man(5)GlcNAc(2)-PP-Dol alpha-1,3-mannosyltransferase isoform X2: MAAGLRKRGRAGPATRAAGLCGQWLRRAWQERRILLLEPRYTLLVAACLCLAEVGITFWVIHRVAYTEIDWKAYMAEVEGVINGTYDYTQLQGDTGPLVYPAGFVYIFMGLYYATDRGTDIRMAQHIFAVLYLATLLLVFLIYHQTCKVPPFVFFFMCCASYRVHSIFVLRLFNDPVAMVLLFLSVNLLLAQRWSWGCCCFSLAVSVKMNVLLFAPGLLFLLLTKFGLRGAFPKLGICAILQVVLGLPFLLENPVGYLSRAFDFGRQFLFRWTVNWRFLPEALFLHRAFHLALLTAHLTVLLLFALCRWHRTGEGILSLLKDPSKRKVPPQPLTPNQIVSTLFTSNFIGICFSRSLHYQFYVWYFHTLPYLLWATPARWLTHLLRLLVLGLIELSWNTYPSTSCSSAALHACHAVILLQLWLGPQPFPKTITHSKKAH, encoded by the exons ATGGCGGCAGGCCTGCGGAAACGCGGCCGGGCGGGTCCCGCAACCCGGGCGGCAGGACTGTGCGGGCAGTGGCTGCGGCGCGCTTGGCAAGAGCGGCGCATATTGCTGCTGGAACCGCGCTACACGCTGCTGGTGGCCGCCTGCCTCTGCCTGGCGGAGGTGGGCATCACCTTCTGGGTCATTCACAGGGTGGCAT ATACAGAGATTGATTGGAAAGCCTACATGGCTGAGGTAGAGGGAGTCATCAATGGCACCTATGACTACACTCAACTGCAAGGTGACACTGGACCTCTCGT GTACCCAGCTGGCTTCGTGTACATCTTTATGGGGCTTTACTATGCCACTGACCGAGGCACTGACATCCGCATGGCCCAGCACATCTTTGCTGTGCTCTACCTGGCCACTTTGCTGCTTGTCTTCTTGATTTACCACCAGACCTGCAAG GTACCTCCCTTCGTCTTTTTCTTCATGTGTTGTGCCTCTTATCGTGTCCACTCCATCTTTGTGCTGCGGCTCTTCAATGATCCAGTGGCCATGGTGCTGCTCTTCCTCAGTGTCAACCTCCTACTGGCCCAGCGCTGGAGCTGGGGCTGCTGCTGTTTCAG CTTGGCAGTCTCTGTGAAGATGAATGTACTGCTCTTCGCCCCTGGATTACTATTCCTTCTCCTCACGAAATTTGGCCTCCGTGGGGCCTTCCCCAAGCTGGGCATCTGTGCTATCCTTCAG GTGGTGCTAGGGCTGCCCTTCCTGCTGGAGAACCCCGTCGGCTACCTATCCCGCGCCTTTGACTTTGGCCGCCAGTTTCTCTTCCGCTGGACAGTGAACTGGCGCTTTCTCCCCGAGGCCCTCTTCCTGCATCGTGCCTTCCACCTGGCACTTTTGACTGCCCACCTCACCGTGCTCTTGCTCTTTGCACTCTGCAGGTGGCACAG GACAGGGGAAGGTATCCTGTCGCTGCTGAAGGATCCCTCCAAAAGGAAGGTTCCACCCCAGCCCCTCACACCCAAC CAGATTGTCTCTACCCTCTTCACTTCCAACTTCATTGGCATCTGCTTCAGCCGCTCCCTTCACTACCAGTTCTACGTTTGGTATTTCCACACACTGCCCTACCTCCTGTGGGCCACACCTGCCCGCTGGCTCACTCACCTGCTCAG gCTGCTGGTGCTGGGGCTCATCGAGCTCTCCTGGAACACATACCCGTCCACGTCTTGCAGCTCTGCTGCCCTGCATGCATGCCATGCAGTCATCCTGCTACAGCTCTGGCTGggcccccagcccttccccaaGACCATCACGCACAGCAAGAAAGCCCACTGA